A genome region from uncultured Roseibium sp. includes the following:
- a CDS encoding PAS domain-containing protein — protein MIETKAKTDAAFRHAADLDAEILEGILNASNDAAWCMEFAEPVDLTAPEQEIVRQVFENDPFWRFTNPAMARLYLLSRERDFKDRATAEIFPRNAQNEAFVHKLIANGFEVDAAPALDTRYDGVEIYVENDVRAHIRDGQLLRIFGIVRDVGKHRIREERMLAKLNEALDILTALPLGVLAFDENGDLTAANPAASRMLGVSTDDLLAGYLSREQAYEPVLELLKRVDVGGFPATLPIGDVLWNLTPRPGGGVVAALSSGTETGGQK, from the coding sequence ATGATCGAAACAAAAGCAAAAACAGACGCCGCCTTCCGGCACGCTGCGGACCTCGACGCCGAGATCCTCGAAGGCATTCTCAACGCCTCGAACGATGCTGCCTGGTGCATGGAATTCGCCGAACCGGTCGATCTGACCGCACCGGAACAGGAGATTGTCCGCCAGGTATTCGAAAACGACCCCTTCTGGCGCTTCACCAATCCGGCCATGGCACGCCTTTACCTGCTTTCCCGGGAGCGTGACTTCAAGGATCGGGCCACGGCAGAGATTTTTCCGCGCAATGCCCAGAACGAAGCCTTTGTCCATAAGCTGATCGCCAATGGCTTCGAGGTGGATGCCGCTCCTGCCCTCGACACGCGATATGACGGGGTCGAAATCTACGTTGAGAACGACGTTCGCGCGCACATCCGCGACGGCCAGCTGCTGCGGATCTTCGGGATCGTGCGCGATGTCGGCAAACACCGGATCCGTGAAGAACGGATGCTGGCGAAACTGAACGAAGCCCTCGACATTCTGACCGCACTTCCCCTCGGCGTCCTGGCCTTTGACGAGAACGGCGACCTGACCGCCGCCAATCCCGCGGCGTCCCGCATGCTTGGCGTTTCAACCGATGACCTGCTGGCCGGATATCTGTCCAGGGAGCAGGCCTATGAGCCTGTTCTGGAGCTCCTGAAGCGCGTCGATGTCGGAGGTTTTCCGGCAACACTACCGATCGGCGATGTCCTGTGGAACCTGACGCCACGACCGGGCGGTGGGGTTGTGGCCGCCCTTTCCTCGGGCACTGAAACAGGAGGTCAAAAATGA
- a CDS encoding sigma 54-interacting transcriptional regulator, with product MTALWPEHPLFSATTAQAAAEGLDLFNDGLIALTPDEIVVSINSEARRLLGLAEDAVPASLADLEVTADGWDDVLDAITRNRRGDLALRGAGNRSILATLTRDASARHIQWILLRDVEAFEFRRDRSFGGKEAGNIRFLSNEKTRPDFETQRQLCPEINVLLSRGERAIRQGARILITGESGVGKSEIARFLHTTVADARDPFMIVNCASSSEEKFDALLFGQDDVNGRHRPGLIEQADGGTLFLDEVCEIPLSTQAKLLGFLDDGRLPHMQAQAKRPTLVRIISATNRDLRQMVREGKFRADLYFRLAVIGLHVPPLRDLTPLIDHLIDRFSQTINQRRQTPMIIPQRVREILCDYSFPGNIRELLNIVQRIAIFLDDAADLEEILADLLVPIDVPERDEGSEDITTATLDLRSEVKRFERALIDKAIRIHGSKRKAAKALGVDIGTVVRKTAEASNQ from the coding sequence ATGACGGCACTTTGGCCCGAGCATCCCCTGTTTTCGGCGACGACGGCGCAAGCCGCCGCTGAAGGTCTCGATCTCTTCAATGACGGCCTGATCGCGCTGACGCCTGATGAAATCGTTGTGTCCATCAACAGCGAGGCGCGCAGGCTGCTCGGCCTTGCAGAAGATGCCGTTCCGGCGTCTCTTGCCGATCTGGAGGTAACAGCCGATGGCTGGGACGACGTCCTGGACGCCATCACGCGCAACCGCCGGGGTGACCTGGCCCTGCGTGGCGCGGGCAACAGATCCATTCTGGCAACGCTCACCCGCGATGCCAGCGCCCGCCACATCCAGTGGATCCTGCTACGGGATGTCGAGGCCTTTGAATTCCGGCGCGACCGAAGCTTCGGCGGAAAAGAGGCGGGCAACATCCGCTTCCTCTCCAACGAGAAAACCCGTCCCGACTTCGAAACCCAGCGCCAGCTTTGCCCCGAAATCAATGTTCTGCTCTCCCGCGGGGAACGCGCCATCCGGCAGGGCGCACGGATCCTCATCACCGGTGAATCGGGCGTCGGCAAATCGGAAATCGCGCGCTTCCTGCACACAACGGTCGCGGATGCGCGCGACCCCTTCATGATCGTGAATTGCGCCTCGTCCTCGGAAGAGAAATTCGACGCGCTCCTGTTCGGGCAGGATGACGTCAACGGGCGCCATCGTCCCGGACTGATCGAACAGGCGGACGGCGGAACATTGTTTCTGGACGAGGTCTGTGAAATCCCGCTTTCGACCCAGGCGAAACTGCTCGGCTTCCTGGATGACGGCCGCCTGCCCCACATGCAGGCACAGGCGAAACGGCCGACGCTCGTCCGGATCATTTCCGCCACGAATCGCGACCTCCGGCAGATGGTGCGGGAAGGAAAATTCCGGGCGGATCTTTATTTCCGTCTCGCCGTCATCGGACTGCATGTGCCGCCCCTCCGCGATCTGACGCCGCTGATCGACCACCTGATCGACCGCTTTTCCCAGACGATCAATCAGCGCCGGCAGACGCCGATGATCATCCCGCAGCGGGTTCGGGAAATTCTCTGCGACTACAGCTTTCCCGGAAACATCCGGGAACTCCTCAACATCGTTCAGCGGATCGCGATCTTTCTCGACGACGCCGCCGATCTTGAGGAAATCCTCGCGGACCTCCTGGTTCCGATCGACGTTCCCGAAAGAGACGAAGGAAGCGAGGACATAACGACCGCAACTCTCGATCTGCGCAGCGAAGTGAAACGCTTTGAACGCGCACTGATCGACAAAGCCATTCGAATTCACGGCTCGAAAAGGAAAGCCGCAAAGGCACTGGGCGTGGATATCGGAACGGTGGTCCGCAAGACCGCCGAAGCGTCGAACCAATAG